The region TTGTCCGTATTTTACAAGCTCTTCCGTTCAACATTCCCGCCCTCGCCACCACCGCCACAGCAAACAACCGTGTAGTTAACGATATTAAAGAGCAATTAGGGTCAAATTTACAAATATCCAGAGGAACACTCACCCGCCAAAGCTTACAACTGCAAAAGATTCATCTTCCCAGCCAAGCTGCGAGAATGGCATGGTTAGCCCAACATCTTCCTAACTTACCCGGAAGTGGCATTATTTATGCATTGACTGTTCGAGATGCTAATCGAGTAGCTGAATGGTTAGGAGGTCAAGGAATTTATGCTAAAGCTTACCATGGCGATCTCACAGGTGAAGAACGTGAAATGTTAGAAGATCAACTACTCAACAATGGAATCAAAGCCTTAGTTGCCACCACCGCTTTAGGAATGGGTTTTGATAAACCCGATTTAGGATTTGTTATTCATTACCAGCGTCCCGGTTCAGTCGTCCATTACTATCAACAAGTCGGACGAGCCGGAAGAGCAGTAGACCAAGCCTATGGTATTCTTTTAAGTGGTGAAGAAGACGACGAAATCACCGACTACTTTATTAACACAGCCTTTCCTCCAGAAGCCCATAACCAGCAAGTTTTGAACGTCCTCAATCAGGCGGAAAATGGTTTAAGTTTATCTCAGATAGAGCAAAATTTAAACCTTTCTAGAAGTCAAATTCAGAAAGTGCTAAAACTCCTCTCTTTAGAATCTCCTGCACCAGTAACTAAGCGCGGTTCTCAGTGGAATGCTACCCCCGCAGCAGTGAACTATAAACCTAACACAGAAAAAATTGCCCAATTGACCCAAATTCGCCGCGCCGAACAAACTCAAATGCAAGAGTATATGAATACTCAACAATGCCTGATGGTATTTCTTGCCCAAGCATTAGATGATCTGAATACAACACCATGTGGTAAATGTGCTGCCTGTTTAGGTCAACCCTTAATCCCGGAAACCTACTCCAGAGAATTACTCAATCAAGCGTTGCACTTCTTGCGCCGTAGCCATATTGTCATTGAACCGCGAAAACAATGGAAAGCTCAAGCTTTATCAAGTTATAATTTTTCTGGTAACATTCAAAAAAACTTAAAAGCCGAACCGGGAAGAGCTTTATCCCTTTGGGGGGATGCAGGATGGGGAGAATTCGTCAGAAAAGGAAAATATGAAGACGATCATTTTGATGATGCCTTAGTACAGGGTGTGTTAGACATGATTGAACGCTGGCAACCCCAACCTTTCGCCACTTGGGTGACTTGCGTTCCTTCCTTAAAGCGCCCAGAACTGGTTCCCAATTTTGCCCAAAGATTGGCTGATCAGCTCAATTTACCCTTTGTGCCAGCCGTGCGGAAAGTAGGACATAATAAAGAACAAAAAGAGATGAATAACAGTTATCAACAAGCGCATAACTTAGATGGTATATTTCAGATCGAGCCTTGGGCAGGATTGAGCGGGCCAGTCTTCCTTGTTGATGATATCGTAGATTCTCGTTGGACATTGACTGTAATTGCAGCGCTCTTAAAACGTGCTGGAAGTGGTGCGGTTTTCCCCCTGGCTTTGGCATTAAATTCTTTTTAGAAAGCTGATTATAAAATCATGGAAAATCATTTACTTTCTTTAGATACTCAAGCTATTTTACTGCTCTGTGCCAGTTTTGGAGAAGATCGGCTTTCTTTTCCTCAGCCCTTAACATTGAGTGAATACAATACTTTAGTTACTTGGCTTAAAGAAAACAAGATGCGTCCTGGTGATTTACTCAATACAATAGGTAAAGATAAGCTAGAAAA is a window of Roseofilum reptotaenium CS-1145 DNA encoding:
- a CDS encoding RecQ family ATP-dependent DNA helicase — protein: MPDELRQQALNFLRIALNNPIAEFRDGQWEAIETLIENQARLLVVQRTGWGKSLVYFLATRLLRDRGNGPTILISPLLALMRNQIAAASRINVKAATINSSNTKEWESVQTELVAGNIDILLISPERLANEKFNETILLPISRKIGLFVVDEAHCISDWGHDFRPDYRRIVRILQALPFNIPALATTATANNRVVNDIKEQLGSNLQISRGTLTRQSLQLQKIHLPSQAARMAWLAQHLPNLPGSGIIYALTVRDANRVAEWLGGQGIYAKAYHGDLTGEEREMLEDQLLNNGIKALVATTALGMGFDKPDLGFVIHYQRPGSVVHYYQQVGRAGRAVDQAYGILLSGEEDDEITDYFINTAFPPEAHNQQVLNVLNQAENGLSLSQIEQNLNLSRSQIQKVLKLLSLESPAPVTKRGSQWNATPAAVNYKPNTEKIAQLTQIRRAEQTQMQEYMNTQQCLMVFLAQALDDLNTTPCGKCAACLGQPLIPETYSRELLNQALHFLRRSHIVIEPRKQWKAQALSSYNFSGNIQKNLKAEPGRALSLWGDAGWGEFVRKGKYEDDHFDDALVQGVLDMIERWQPQPFATWVTCVPSLKRPELVPNFAQRLADQLNLPFVPAVRKVGHNKEQKEMNNSYQQAHNLDGIFQIEPWAGLSGPVFLVDDIVDSRWTLTVIAALLKRAGSGAVFPLALALNSF